A DNA window from Luteibaculum oceani contains the following coding sequences:
- a CDS encoding HIT family protein — MATIFSKIINGELPAHKIAENEEFLAFLDIQPLAKGHTLVIPKVEVDYIFDVEDDLLGRMMVFAKQVAKKVEAKVNCRRIGVAVIGLEVPHAHIHLIPINSVADIDFSRPKLEFTKQELAEIAIEING, encoded by the coding sequence ATGGCAACTATCTTTTCTAAAATCATAAATGGCGAACTGCCAGCACATAAAATAGCCGAAAACGAAGAATTCCTGGCCTTTTTAGACATTCAACCCTTAGCAAAGGGCCATACTTTGGTTATCCCAAAGGTGGAAGTGGATTACATTTTCGATGTAGAAGATGATTTATTAGGAAGGATGATGGTTTTTGCAAAGCAAGTAGCAAAAAAGGTGGAGGCTAAAGTAAATTGTCGCCGTATTGGGGTGGCCGTTATTGGCTTAGAAGTTCCACATGCTCATATTCATTTGATTCCTATAAACTCTGTAGCGGACATCGATTTCTCTAGACCTAAGTTGGAATTTACCAAACAAGAACTGGCGGAAATTGCGATAGAGATTAATGGCTGA